The Nerophis lumbriciformis linkage group LG05, RoL_Nlum_v2.1, whole genome shotgun sequence genome contains a region encoding:
- the arl2 gene encoding ADP-ribosylation factor-like protein 2, translating to MGLLTILKKMKQKEREMRLLILGLDNAGKTTVVKKLNGEDVSTIPPTLGFRIITLEHRHFKLNIWDVGGQKSLRSYWRNYFESTDGLVWVVDSADRQRMEDCKQELHKLLLEERLLGATLLVFANKQDLPGALSKDAIQEALGLNDIKNHHWCIIGCSAVTGQNLLTGVDWLLEDIAARIFTAD from the exons ATGGGATTACTGACTATTCTGAAGAAGATGAAGCAGAAAGAGCGGGAGATGAGACTGCTGATATT GGGTTTGGACAACGCGGGGAAAACCACAGTGGTGAAGAAGTTGAATGGCGAGGACGTCAGCACCATCCCGCCCACACTTGGCTTCAGGATCATCACGTTGGAGCACAGACA CTTCAAACTGAACATTTGGGACGTGGGCGGTCAGAAGTCTCTGCGCTCGTACTGGAGGAACTACTTCGAGAGCACAGACGGCCTGGTGTGGGTGGTGGACAGTGCAGACAGACAACGCATGGAGGACTGCAAGCAGGAGCTCCACAAGCTGCTGCTGGAAGAG AGGTTACTAGGTGCTACTTTGTTGGTGTTTGCCAACAAGCAGGATTTACCTGGTGCTTTGTCTAAAGATGCAATCCAAGAG GCACTGGGTCTGAACGACATCAAAAACCACCACTGGTGCATCATTGGCTGCAGTGCTGTGACGGGACAAAACCTTCTGACAGGAGTGGACTGGTTGCTAGAAGATATTGCTGCAAGGATCTTTACTGCAGACTGA